The following proteins are encoded in a genomic region of Gossypium hirsutum isolate 1008001.06 chromosome D05, Gossypium_hirsutum_v2.1, whole genome shotgun sequence:
- the LOC107897256 gene encoding uncharacterized protein, with protein MLLVDCESRQAQVLQEVNLNANLVEDAPSVEGGSRGGRTSVRGRGRTLRSRIQCQICSRFGHVAQKCYYRYHRDSNTSSVVPSVFCQGVSSGVERAEFGPCAQEEEEEKYVAPYPKSQRTIYGQGYYASQNRNGGQNWSASMQSEKLARGPQVSYANEYGRPYGNNFKSSLRQFGYDDGPGFNSNGFNGNAPLDFVARNGRRGLQGPNMVNSTNGPNTDPNANGVPSSNFVQVDQSDPGSPEPIGVDRVMRFTKPRARVYTGSEPCIGLLRLGDLRASNYSDPSESSSHVNTAQLGFSTGNDAPYVSVRGNTTSWYPDSGASHHVCRDVSALRDVTPYSGYGDSGDIADEPYS; from the exons ATGCTTTTAGTTGATTGTGAAAGTCGTCAAGCTCAAGTGTTGCAGGAGGTAAATTTGAACGCAAATCTAGTTGAGGATGCGCCGTCAGTTGAAGGAGGCAGTCGTGGCGGTCGTACGTCTGTTCGTGGCCGTGGCAGAACCTTACGATCTCGCATTCAATGCCAGATTTGTAGTCGATTTGGTCATGTGGCTCAGAAGTGCTATTACCGTTATCATAGAGACTCGAATACCTCTTCCGTGGTGCCGTCAGTATTTTGTCAAGGGGTTTCGTCGGGTGTTGAGCGAGCTGAATTTGGACCGTGTgcgcaagaagaagaagaagaaaaatatgtgGCTCCTTATCCCAAAAGTCAGAGAACAATTTATGGCCAAGGGTACTATGCAAGTCAAAATAGGAATGGTGGTCAAAATTGGAGTGCTAGCATGCAAAGTGAGAAATTGGCACGTGGGCCACAAGTGTCATATGCAAATGAATATGGCAGGCCATATGGGAATAATTTTAAGTCAAGTTTGCGTCAGTTTGGTTATGATGATGGGCCTGGTTTTAATAGCAATGGGTTTAATGGAAATGCCCCATTGGACTTTGTTGCTAGAAATGGACGGCGTGGGTTGCAAGGGCCGAATATGGTAAATTCTACTAATGGGCCGAATACTGACCCAAATGCAAATGGGGTTCCGTCATCTAATTTTGTTCAAGTTGATCAAAGTGATCCCGGTTCGCCTGAACCAATTGGTGTTGATCGAGTTATGCGCTTTACCAAACCACGTGCTCGGGTTTATACTGGGTCCGAACCGTGTATTGGGCTTCTTCGGCTAGGGGACTTACGTGCATCTAATTATTCTGATCCTTCAGAATCCAGCTCTCATGTCAACACTGCTCAACTTGGATTTAGTACTGGTAATGATGCTCCGTACGTATCAGTGCGAGGTAACACCACATCTTGGTATCCTGACTCGGGAGCGAGTCATCATGTATGTCGTGATGTGTCAGCTTTACGTGATGTCACGCCATATTCAG GATACGGTGACTCGGGAGACATTGCTGACGAGCCGTATTCATGA
- the LOC107896088 gene encoding uncharacterized protein, translated as MALPSSFTMLPIHISNPPKPKSFIICATPKRRKTSTGSGGKIDSVLKISTRSIVGVKDVNDSNTTTVKEIIGEYDHKSQANVYDGNHDNDDGSVKGTELPTD; from the exons ATGGCTCTTCCTTCTAGCTTTACCATGCTCCCAATCCACATCTCTAATCCTCCAAAACCCAAATCTTTCATCAT ATGTGCTACACCGAAGCGACGGAAGACCAGCACCGGGAGCGGCGGAAAAATCGACAGCGTCCTCAAGATTTCAACGAGGAGCATAGTAGGAGTGAAGGATGTTAACGACTCTAACACTACTACCGTGAAGGAGATTATTGGAGAATATGACCACAAGAGTCAAGCGAATGTTTATGATGGTAATCATGATAATGATGATGGTTCTGTTAAGGGAACTGAATTACCAACTGATTAA
- the LOC107897259 gene encoding ubiquitin domain-containing protein 1 isoform X1, whose protein sequence is MGCVGSTPAKGDGDGNAKKIRKPKPWKHPQPITKSELEQMRDEFWDTAPHYGGQKEIWDALRAAAAEPDLSQAQVIVDCAGVIVQNTDLTICYDERGAKYELPKYVLSEPTNMIRDN, encoded by the exons ATGGGATGTGTTGGATCGACGCCGGCCAAAGGAGACGGTGATG GGAATGCGAAAAAGATTCGGAAGCCAAAACCATGGAAACATCCTCAGCCGATAACAAAGTCTGAACTCGAGCAGATGCGTGATGAGTTTTGGGACACTGCACCTCATTACGGTGGCCAAAAAG AAATCTGGGATGCACTTCGGGCTGCTGCTGCTGAACCTGATTTAAGCCAGGCTCAAGTTATTGTGGACTGTGCGGGGGTCATAGTCCAAAATACTGATCTAACTATCTGCTATGATGAAAGAG GTGCCAAGTATGAACTACCGAAGTATGTTTTGAGCGAGCCAACAAACATGATCCGAGATAATTGA
- the LOC107897259 gene encoding ubiquitin domain-containing protein 1 isoform X2 codes for MGCVGSTPAKGDGNAKKIRKPKPWKHPQPITKSELEQMRDEFWDTAPHYGGQKEIWDALRAAAAEPDLSQAQVIVDCAGVIVQNTDLTICYDERGAKYELPKYVLSEPTNMIRDN; via the exons ATGGGATGTGTTGGATCGACGCCGGCCAAAGGAGACG GGAATGCGAAAAAGATTCGGAAGCCAAAACCATGGAAACATCCTCAGCCGATAACAAAGTCTGAACTCGAGCAGATGCGTGATGAGTTTTGGGACACTGCACCTCATTACGGTGGCCAAAAAG AAATCTGGGATGCACTTCGGGCTGCTGCTGCTGAACCTGATTTAAGCCAGGCTCAAGTTATTGTGGACTGTGCGGGGGTCATAGTCCAAAATACTGATCTAACTATCTGCTATGATGAAAGAG GTGCCAAGTATGAACTACCGAAGTATGTTTTGAGCGAGCCAACAAACATGATCCGAGATAATTGA
- the LOC107897258 gene encoding nucleolar and coiled-body phosphoprotein 1, translating into MSQIETLGILEEIQALVSDKLQVVSYKWLSRNFLVSSNVAKRLLAEFVEKHGSGLEVVYSLSGWLKNSPSNYHIQLVTGPKLSEAKQVYDGNCRVHVYSVQACIPKDLAALWNTEFIQAEELFKQPTSVDNCLRDNRFCGISNSFVKRNVDGTPAKVATAQPNSVGISGLSIHNSAQFSAPLPSQQNKVQQSSSKVAQKPPIVVKGIKSDSISGGVHDLATKPSADKEKNTSFPSNKKKGQNDKGSTGNGGSLANFWDRASAKPKTCSAPADNIDSIQNSNDAQISACEAVEHENSDIDAQEVNFGRASNSEGNRKRRVVLDLSDEDEYEDAVNLASPDPPKRKSFLGSIQNSKTSVPERPDVDKPDKDEVTVKEERTANREPNRSLGEETSLGSKSTNGKNSSSVKLESQLPETDLKKDKVTDASRNSPKRRKVLKTRIDDRGREVTEVVWEGEETEVKKVESDVPKKAGSGATNATTNTVANTNSRYAVGTTAPSNPGVKTGNKKAGNAKDPKQGNILSFFKKV; encoded by the exons ATGTCCCAAATTGAAACCCTAGGAATTCTCGAGGAGATCCAAGCTCTCGTCTCCGATAAACTTCAAGTA GTATCCTACAAGTGGTTGAGTCGTAATTTTTTAGTCTCATCCAATGTTGCAAAGAG ATTGCTTGCAGAGTTTGTTGAGAAACATGGAAGTGGCTTAGAAGTTGTATATAGTTTGTCTGGCTGGTTGAAGAACTCTCCATCAAATTATCATATTCAGCTCGTGACAGGGCCTAAACTTTCAG AAGCCAAGCAAGTATATGATGGCAATTGCAGAGTTCATGTGTATAGTGTGCAAGCTTGCATCCCAAAGGACCTGGCTGCACTTTGGAATACTGAATTTATACAAGCTGAAGAGCTCTTCAAGCAGCCCACCTCAGTGGATAATTGCTTGAGAGATAACAG ATTCTGTGGGATTTCAAATTCATTTGTCAAGCGCAATGTCGATGGAACTCCTGCGAAGGTTGCAACTGCACAGCCAAATAGTGTGGGAATCTCAGGACTGTCCATACATAATTCTGCTCAATTCAGTGCACCTTTACCATCTCAACAAAATAAGGTTCAGCAATCAAGCTCAAAAGTTGCCCAGAAGCCTCCCATTGTGGTAAAAGGTATCAAAAGCGACAGTATTAGTGGTGGAGTCCATGATTTGGCCACCAAGCCTTCTGCtgataaagaaaaaaatacttCCTTTCCTTCTAATAAAAAGAAAGGCCAGAATGATAAAGGCTCCACTGGAAATGGAGGTTCATTAGCAAATTTCTGGGATCGTGCATCTGCGAAACCAAAAACCTGTTCTGCGCCAGCAGATAATATTGATTCCATCCAAAATTCTAATG ATGCACAAATTTCTGCTTGTGAAGCAGTAGAACATGAGAACAGTGACATTGATGCTCAAGAAGTTAATTTTGGGAGAGCTTCTAATAGTGAAGGCAATAGGAAACGGAGGGTAGTTTTGGATTTATCAGATGAAGATGAGTATGAAGATGCTGTCAATCTAGCTTCACCTGATCCCCCTAAAAGGAAATCATTTTTAGGTTCAATACAAAATTCTAAAACTTCAGTTCCAGAGAGGCCCGATGTAGACAAACCAGACAAAGATGAAGTAACAGTTAAGGAAGAGAGAACTGCTAATAGAGAACCCAATAGATCACTGGGGGAAGAAACTTCACTTGGCAGCAAAAGCACAAATGGTAAGAATTCCTCTTCGGTCAAGCTTGAAAGCCAGCTTCCTGAAACTGATTTAAAGAAGGATAAAGTGACTGATGCCTCACGAAATTCACCTAAAAGGAGGAAAGTGTTGAAGACACGTATTGATGACCGTGGAAGAGAAG TTACTGAGGTAGTTTGGGAAGGTGAGGAGACAGAGGTGAAGAAAGTTGAAAGTGACGTGCCGAAGAAAGCTGGAAGTGGAGCAACCAATGCTACCACCAATACTGTCGCAAATACTAATAGCCG ATATGCAGTTGGAACCACTGCACCATCTAATCCGGGAGTTAAAACGGGAAACAAGAAAGCTGGAAATGCAAAGGATCCTAAGCAAGGAAACATTCTATCTTTCTTCAAAAAGGTCTGA